Proteins from a genomic interval of Dunckerocampus dactyliophorus isolate RoL2022-P2 chromosome 5, RoL_Ddac_1.1, whole genome shotgun sequence:
- the LOC129181981 gene encoding monoacylglycerol lipase ABHD2-like, whose product MATLVDGDVHTFTTELPAMFDGVKLAAVATFLYVIVRCLNLKSHPSPPEVTYRDTPLMRYLLECCPLLTKDYIPPLLWGKSGHIQTALYGKMGRVSTPTPRGVRKFLPMQDGATATFDLFEALGDHSTGGDITMVICPGIGNHSEKNYIRTFVDHSQRQGYRCAVLNHLGALPDMELTAPRVFTYGCTWEFAAMVSAVKQAFPDTLMVVVGFSLGGNIVCKFLGENPSNQDRVLCCVSVCQGYNVLRAQETFLQWDQWRRLYNFVLADNMKKLILSHRNSLLGMNSCNISDADVSRLYAATSLMQIDDSIMRKFHGYSSLEEYYQQESCVHYMHKVTVPLLLMNSIDDPLVHPSLLAIPRTLSEKLPNVIFALTQHGGHLGFFEGAVLFPQPLTWMDKVIVEFADAICHWEVKTPACQERHFQKFSSQSAELASKQAQAWSSVSALFQCEWPYS is encoded by the exons ATGGCCACGCTGGTGGATGGCGACGTCCACACCTTCACCACGGAGCTGCCGGCCATGTTCGACGGTGTGAAGCTCGCTGCGGTGGCCACGTTCCTCTACGTCATCGTACGCTGTCTCAACCTCAAGAGCCACCCCTCACCGCCAGAGGTGACTTACCGGGACACGCCACTCATGCGCTACCTGCTCGAGTGCTGCCCTTTGCTGACCAAAGA TTACATTCCTCCCCTTCTGTGGGGGAAGAGCGGCCACATCCAGACGGCCCTCTACGGTAAGATGGGCCGCGTCAGCACTCCCACGCCCCGCGGCGTTCGCAAGTTCCTCCCGATGCAGGACGGGGCCACGGCGACCTTTGACCTGTTTGAGGCATTGGGTGACCACAGCACAGGAG GTGACATCACCATGGTAATCTGCCCTGGGATTGGCAACCATAGTGAGAAGAACTACATACGGACCTTTGTGGATCACTCCCAGCGGCAAGGCTACCGATGTGCCGTCCTCAACCATCTGGGAGCTTTGCCCGACATGGAGCTCACCGCCCCACGTGTGTTCACATACG GTTGCACATGGGAGTTTGCGGCCATGGTGAGCGCCGTCAAGCAAGCGTTCCCGGACACtctgatggtggtggtgggctTCAGCCTGGGGGGCAACATTGTGTGTAAATTCCTGGGCGAGAACCCATCCAATCAGGACCGAGTGTTGTGCTGCGTCAGCGTCTGCCAGGGTTACAACGTCCTCAG AGCGCAGGAAACCTTCCTCCAGTGGGACCAGTGGCGAAGACTCTACAACTTTGTACTGGCGGACAACATGAAGAAGCTCATCCTGTCACACAG GAACAGCTTACTCGGCATGAACTCCTGCAACATTAGCGACGCTGACGTCAGCAGATTGTATGCGGCCACGTCTCTCATGCAGATTGATGACAGCATCATGAG AAAGTTCCATGGCTACAGCTCCTTGGAAGAGTACTACCAGCAGGAGAGTTGTGTCCACTACATGCACAAG GTGACCGTTCCTCTCCTCCTGATGAACTCCATAGACGACCCTCTAGTACATCCCTCTCTGCTCGCCATCCCGCGCACGCTGTCGG AGAAGTTGCCCAACGTGATCTTCGCCCTGACTCAACATGGCGGCCACCTGGGCTTCTTCGAGGGGGCCGTGCTGTTTCCTCAGCCCCTCACCTGGATGGATAAGGTCATTGTGGAATTTGCCGACGCCATCTGCCACTGGGAGGTGAAGACGCCTGCCTGCCAGGAGAGACACTTCCAGAAGTTCAGCTCGCAGAGTGCCGAGCTAGCGAGCAAACAAGCACAGGCGTGGTCATCCGTGTCTGCGTTATTTCAATGCGAGTGGCCGTACAGTTAG